The DNA segment TTTAGTGCGTCACGGTAACGGAAGACAGGGGTAAGGAAATCATGGATATCAGATCCCAGGTGGCGATGGTCTTCCACCTCGACAAGTGCATCGGATGCCATACCTGTTCGGTTGCGTGCAAGAACATCTGGACCGACCGAAAAGGCGCCGAATACATGTGGTGGAACAATGTAGAGACCAAGCCCGGCACGGGCTATCCGGGCAAGTGGGAAGACCAGGACATCTACGAAGGCGGCTGGCGGAAGAACGGGTCCAGCATCGGACTTCGCGGCGCGGGAAAGAAGAAGGGCCTTGCGAACATCTTCCACAATCCGCACCTGCCGGTCATTGACGACTATTACGAACCATTCACCTACAAGTACCTGAACCTCATCGAGTCGCCCGAATCGGACGACCAGCCCACGGCGCGTCCTGTTTCCCTGATTACCGGCGAACCGATGGACATTCGCATGGGACCCAACTGGGACGACGACATGGGGGGCACGCCTGATCACGGGCGGAAGGATCCGAATCTGGAGAACCTGACTCCCGCGGAGCAGGAAGCCATGTTCCAGTTGGAGCGCATGGCGTTCTTCTACCTCCCGAGGATCTGCAACCACTGTCTCAACCCGGCGTGCGTGGCGTCGTGCCCGTCCGGTGCTATCTACAAGCGCGGCGAAGACGGAGTGGTTCTGATCAACCAGGATGTCTGCCGGGGTTGGCGGATGTGCGTCACGGCGTGCCCGTACAAGAAGTCGTACTACAACTGGCAGACCGGCAAGTCCGAGAAGTGCATTCTCTGCTTCCCCCGGATTGAGTCGGGACACGCGCCCGCCTGCATGCACTCGTGTGTCGGGCGGATCCGCTATCTGGGCGTTCTGCTCTACGACGCGGATCGTATCGAGGAAGTGGCCTCCTGCGACGAGAAGGACCTGGTGGATCGCCAGATGGACATGATCATGGATCCGACAGATCCGGCGGTCATCGCGTCGGCTCGTGCGAACGGGATTGCGGACTCCACGCTGGACGCGGCGGCGAAGTCGCCGGTTTACCGCTTTGTGAAAGAGTGGAACCTCGCGCTGCCACTCCACCCGGAGTTCCGGACGCTGCCCATGTTGTTCTATGTGCCGCCCCTTCTTCCCGTGATGGCATCGGTGCGCGACCGCTCGGAAGCGGGCGACGAACTCAACCCCATGTCGAAGGTCTGGGAAGACCAGTGGCTATACGACACTTCCACGGAGGAGTTGTGGGGGTCCATTGAGCAGGCACGCATCCCCATGAAGTACATGGCCAACCTCTTCAGCGCGGGCGACGAAGGCAAGGTCCGCGAACGCATCCAGAAGATGATGGCGATGCGGATTCACCGGCGTCAAGTGACGGTGGGTGATGTGAGCGAAGACAAGGCCAATGCGGCACTTTGCGCGGCCGACCTCACGACCGACAGCGCGGATGCCATCTACAAACTCACCTCCCTGGCGAAGTTCAACGACCGCTTTGTGATTCCGGCGGCACATCGCGAGCAGGCCATCGAGATGCTCGAGTTCACCGGCGACAAGCGCGGCAGCACGGGGTTTGGTTCGCACGACACCCCGGCTCGTGGGATCTAGCGTGGACCGATCCCACTACGCGGTCCTTGCGGACCTGTTCGCGTATCCCCACGCGGAGTTCGAAGAGAAGATCGAGCGCGTGCAGGCTATGCTCGACGACCGCTTTCCGGACGCGGCGGAAGAGCTGCGCCCGTTTACGGATGTGGTCCCGAAACTGCCACTTCATGAGGCGGAGGAGTTGTTTACGCGCTCGTTCGATGTCCAGTCGCTGACCACGCTGGATGCCGGATATGTCCTCTTTGGAGACGACTACAAGCGCGGGGAGCTTCTCGCCAACCTGAACGGTGAGCACCGCCGGGCCGGGCTGGATTGCGGAACGGAACTCGGAGACCACATGCCCAACCTCCTCCGGTTGATTGCAAAGATGGAGGACCAGGAACTCATGCGGGAACTGGTGGAAGAGATCCTCTACCCCGCACTCAGGCAGATGATTGCCGAGTTCGATCCGGAACGCGTGACCAAGAGGGACGCGCTCTATCGGAAGCACCACAAGACGCTGATTGAGACCCGCGAGAATGACGCACTGATATACGGTCGCACGCTCAAGACGCTCCGTTGCGTGCTGCACCACGACTTCGAACTGAAGGTCCGGCCGACGACGCCGGCCACCCACGACTTCCTGCGTTCGGTCGGGTCGGAAATGGCCCTCGAGCGCAATGCGTAGAGGACGGGAGGAATCATGAACAGCCTGAACGGGTTCCTGTTTATCGGGCTCCCCTACCTGACGATGGCCCTGTTTCTGGCAGGCACCATCTTTCGATATCGACAGACAGGGTTTCGTGTCTCGTCGTTGTCGTCGCAGTTTCTGGAGGGGCAGCGTCTCTTCTGGGGGTCGGTGCCGTTCCACTGGGGAATCCTCGCGCTCTTTGTGGGGCACCTCTGGGCGTTCTTCCTGCCGGAGCAGATGCTTCTGTGGAACAGCCACCCGGTTCGACTCCTTGCACTGGAAGTCACCGGCGCCGCGTTTGGACTGAGCGTGCTGTTCGGGTTGGTGTTCTTGCTGGTTCGGCGCCTCGGGAATCCCCGGGTGCGCATGGTGACGAACCGCATGGATCTCACGATCGAGATTCTCCTGATTGCCCAGGTCATTCTGGGCTGCTGGACGGCCATTGGGTATCGCTGGGGCTCGTCGTGGTTTGCGGCGGACCTCACGCCCTACCTGCGGTCGTTGTTCCTGCTTCGGCCGGACATCAGCGCGGTGGTTGAATTGCCGCTTATCGTGAAGCTGCACATGATTGGGGCCTTCCTCATTACGGGACTGTTTCCCTTCACGCGCCTCGTTCACCTTCTTGTGGCGCCGTTCCACTACATCTGGCGCCCGTACCAGCGAGTGATCTGGAACTGGGATCGGAAGACCATCCGAGATCCTGCGGGAGCATGGAGCAGGACCCGCCCGCGGAACAACTAACTGCGGGCGCCTCCCCGCCTGGAGTGGCCCGTAGTTCCATCTCCGGTAACCCGACACAAGGAGTTCAGGCTAATGCCAGCGAACATCGACAAATGGGATGTCGAAAACGAAGAGTTCTGGGCGAGCACAGGTAAGAGTGTTGCGACCAGAAACCTGTGGATCTCGATCCCGAGTCTGCTGTGCGGTTTTGCCGTCTGGCTCATGTGGGGGATCATTACGGTCCAGATGAAAAACCTCGGGTTCCCGTTTGCACAGACGGAACTCTTCACACTCACGGCCATCGCGGGGCTCACGGGTGCGACGCTTCGCATTCCCAGCACCTTCTTTATCCGCCTGGCGGGCGGACGAAACACCATCTTCTTCACCACCGCGCTCCTGATGATTCCGGCGCTCGGTTCCGCCCACTTCCTGAAGAACCCGGACACCCCGCTCTGGGTATTCCAGATTCTGGCGTTTCTGTCCGGAATCGGCGGTGGGAACTTTGCGTCTTCCATGTCCAACATCAGTTTCTTCTACCCGAAGCGCGTGCAGGGCTACGCGCTGGGCATGAACGCCGGGCTCGGGAACTTCGGTGTGACGACCATGCAGATTCTGATTCCGCTCTGCATGACGGCCGCCATTGTCGGGCCGCTGAGTGGTCCCTCGATGGAACTGGCCACGACCAGCGGCACCATCTTCAAGCGCATTCCGGCAGGGTCGCAGACATGGCTCTCCAGCGCGGGTTGGGTGTGGATGTACTGGCTGATTCCACTGGCATTCCTTGGCTGGACACGGATGAACAACATCACCACCGATTCCGTCACGCCGGGCTTGAAAAACCCACTGGTCTCGTTTGGCCGGATCGCCTGGCTGCTTCTGATCGGGTTTGTGACGGCAGGTGTGGGTCTGTTCTTCATTCTTCAGTACGCGGCCCTCACATGGGTCAAGTGGATCGTGCTGCCCGCCGTGATTGGGGCGACGGTCGTCCTGATGAAGGCACTCTCGCCCGGCGAAATCAAAGGCAACCTGGACAGGCAGTACAAGATCTTCGGCAACAAGCATACCTGGGTGATGACCATCATTTACACGATGACCTTTGGTTCGTTCATCGGGTTCTCCGCGGCCGTGGGGCTGGCCATCAAGTTCATCTTCGGCTTTCAGCACGGCATGGTGGATGGCGTCATGGTGCACGGCGGCATGGTGGACGGAGTGTTGTCCGCAGCCGGGAACAACGCGAAGGCTCCGCCCACCTTTATGTTTGTCTGGGTGGGTGCGTTTGTGGGTGCGCTGATTCGCCCAATCGGAGGAATGATTGCGGACAAGGTCGGTGGCGCCATTGTGACACAGGTGGTCGCCGTGGTGATGACGCTCTCCGCGATCGGCGTGGGCTACTACTCATCCCTTGCGTATCAATCGATGACGCCGGAGACCTACTTCATTCCGTTCTTTGTGCTGATTGTCATTCTGTTTGCCGCGACGGGCGTCGGAAACGGCTCCACATTCCGCACGATCTCCATGGTGTTCAACCAGGAACAAGCCGGACCGGTTCTCGGATGGACTTCCGCAGTCGCCGCGTACGGCGCTTTCCTGATTCCAAAACTGATCGGCGAGCAGATGAAGGCAGCCACCCCGGAAGTCGCCATGTACGGACTGGCCGTCTTCTACGCGTTCTGCGCAGTCCTGAACTGGTGGTACTACCTCGGTCCGAAGGCGGAGCACAAGAACCCGTAGGAGCGGGTCGTCGCTTCGCCCCCACCCCTGGAGGAAATGCGGATCATGCAGGTTCAGAACAAAGCGACATCCATTGACCTGTTCAGCCTGAAGACACCGCAGATGCGGACGTTCCATATGACATGGTTCGCCTTCTTCCTGTGCTTCTTCGCGTGGTTCGGGATTGCCCCGCTGATGGCGGTAGTTCGCGGCGAACTGGGGCTGACCAAGGCGCAGATCGGAAACACGATCATCGCGTCGGTGGCCATTACCATCGTCGCGCGACTGTTCATCGGCTGGCTCTGCGACCGGATTGGTCCCCGATTGAGCTACACCTACCTGCTGCTCATCGCGTCGCTCCCCGTCATGGGGATCGGCCTGTCGAACGGGTACACCTCGTTCCTGCTCTTCCGGTTGGGAATCGGGACGATCGGCGCGGCGTTTGTGATCACGCAGTACCACACCTCGGTGATGTTCGCGCCGAACTGCGTGGGAACGGCCAACGCCACTTCGGCCGGTTGGGGAAACCTCGGTGGCGGCGTGACCCAGATGGTGATGCCGCTGGTCTTCTCTGGCTTTCTCGCACTCGGATTTTTGGAACCGTCGGCGTGGCGCCTGTCGATGGTGGCGGCCGGGTTGGTCTGTTTTCTCGCCGGGTTGGCGTACTACTTCTTCACCACGGACCTTCCGGACGGAAACTTCAAGGACCTTCGCGCTCAGGGCAAGATGCCCACAGTGGAGAAGACAAAGGGCGCGTTTTGGGTGGCGGCGCGGGACCATCGCGTGTGGGCGCTCTTTCTGATCTACGGGGCGTGTTTCGGGATCGAACTGACGATCAACAACATTGCGGCCATCTACTACATGGACTACTTCTCGCTGGGCCTGAAGACTGCGGGGTTGGTCGCGGGACTTTTTGGGTTGATGAACATCTTCGCAAGAACGATGGGGGGGTTCATCAGCGACCACTTCGTCGCAAAGGGCGGCCTTCACGGACGGGTCAAGTGGCTCTTCATAGCCCTTTTGATCGAGGGAATC comes from the Gemmatimonadota bacterium genome and includes:
- the narH gene encoding nitrate reductase subunit beta, whose amino-acid sequence is MDIRSQVAMVFHLDKCIGCHTCSVACKNIWTDRKGAEYMWWNNVETKPGTGYPGKWEDQDIYEGGWRKNGSSIGLRGAGKKKGLANIFHNPHLPVIDDYYEPFTYKYLNLIESPESDDQPTARPVSLITGEPMDIRMGPNWDDDMGGTPDHGRKDPNLENLTPAEQEAMFQLERMAFFYLPRICNHCLNPACVASCPSGAIYKRGEDGVVLINQDVCRGWRMCVTACPYKKSYYNWQTGKSEKCILCFPRIESGHAPACMHSCVGRIRYLGVLLYDADRIEEVASCDEKDLVDRQMDMIMDPTDPAVIASARANGIADSTLDAAAKSPVYRFVKEWNLALPLHPEFRTLPMLFYVPPLLPVMASVRDRSEAGDELNPMSKVWEDQWLYDTSTEELWGSIEQARIPMKYMANLFSAGDEGKVRERIQKMMAMRIHRRQVTVGDVSEDKANAALCAADLTTDSADAIYKLTSLAKFNDRFVIPAAHREQAIEMLEFTGDKRGSTGFGSHDTPARGI
- the narI gene encoding respiratory nitrate reductase subunit gamma, with the translated sequence MNSLNGFLFIGLPYLTMALFLAGTIFRYRQTGFRVSSLSSQFLEGQRLFWGSVPFHWGILALFVGHLWAFFLPEQMLLWNSHPVRLLALEVTGAAFGLSVLFGLVFLLVRRLGNPRVRMVTNRMDLTIEILLIAQVILGCWTAIGYRWGSSWFAADLTPYLRSLFLLRPDISAVVELPLIVKLHMIGAFLITGLFPFTRLVHLLVAPFHYIWRPYQRVIWNWDRKTIRDPAGAWSRTRPRNN
- a CDS encoding antiporter — its product is MPANIDKWDVENEEFWASTGKSVATRNLWISIPSLLCGFAVWLMWGIITVQMKNLGFPFAQTELFTLTAIAGLTGATLRIPSTFFIRLAGGRNTIFFTTALLMIPALGSAHFLKNPDTPLWVFQILAFLSGIGGGNFASSMSNISFFYPKRVQGYALGMNAGLGNFGVTTMQILIPLCMTAAIVGPLSGPSMELATTSGTIFKRIPAGSQTWLSSAGWVWMYWLIPLAFLGWTRMNNITTDSVTPGLKNPLVSFGRIAWLLLIGFVTAGVGLFFILQYAALTWVKWIVLPAVIGATVVLMKALSPGEIKGNLDRQYKIFGNKHTWVMTIIYTMTFGSFIGFSAAVGLAIKFIFGFQHGMVDGVMVHGGMVDGVLSAAGNNAKAPPTFMFVWVGAFVGALIRPIGGMIADKVGGAIVTQVVAVVMTLSAIGVGYYSSLAYQSMTPETYFIPFFVLIVILFAATGVGNGSTFRTISMVFNQEQAGPVLGWTSAVAAYGAFLIPKLIGEQMKAATPEVAMYGLAVFYAFCAVLNWWYYLGPKAEHKNP